The genomic window TGGGTCTGTAGTGTCTAGGACAGGAACAATGCATGCTAGGAGCTCACTAATCCactggcagaaggaaagaaagagcgaGGAGAGGAAGGACGGTGTAGTGTGGGGGTGAGGAAAGAGGCTCGTGTCCTGCTCTGCCCGGGGAGGGAGGGCAAATAGACTGTATCCAAGTCCTCATAATGCTGCTTCTGACGGACCCCTGTATgtattttaattctgaaatggttgctttgaaaaagaatgataggggcgcctgggtggctcggtgggttaaagcctctgccttcagctcaggtcatgatcccagggtcctgagatcaagccccgcatcaggctctctgctcagcagggagcctgcttcctcctctctctctctcttctgcctccctctctgcctacttgtgatctctgcctgccaaataaataaataaaatctttaaaaaaaaaaaaaaagaaaaagaatgataagTGGAACAATTTAGAAAGAATCTTCTTACTATAAGAAAACTAGAGAAGGAGGGGTGgagaaaacactttttaaaggaGACCCATATAGTCAAAGTCATGACTTCAAAACCATCCCAGttctaaaaagacaaacaaaatcatTATGAGCTCAGGAGCTGAGGGATGTTCCTTCGGACCAGCCTGTTTGTTTGGAGTCAGATAATAAGGGCTCACAGGAAGGGCCAGGCTCAGCTCCGAGAAGCTCTACGTCTACCGTCTACTGACTCATTTAGTTTTCACAACCGCCAACTATTATCAAGTCCActcaacagatgagaaaactgagacccagggagagaggggaagtgacctGCCCCATGTGATACAATCAGTGAGTAGCAGAGCCGGGATTCCAACACAGGGCATTTGGTCCCAGAGCCAGCACTTGGAAGCACTTGGCTAAACCCCTTTCAGGTCAGAGGAGCAAACTCTCTAGGAGAGTTGTTGgcctcattgtgtgtgtgttttaatctctACCAACACTACCTCTTTGCTGCTTGTGTAAGTCAAGGATGGGCTAACTGCTTTAGCAAATAATCCTCAGAATCGGTGGCTTTACCCaccaaaggtttatttctcagtCACTCCTGTTCACTGTGGTCTAAAGGGGCGTCCTGCTGGCAGTTGTTCACAAACACCTTCTTCTCGGCCAACCCCGGAGGCCTTGAAGTTCTCTGCTGGGTCCTCAGCGTCTGGCCAGACAAGGAGGGTGGGCGAACCTAGAGAATCTTGGGACAGATTTCAGGAGCCAGACCCACGTTCCTGTGGCCAGAACTCAGTCACGTGGCCCTACAAAGATTTAAGGGGACTGACAAGGACAGTCTAGCCTATGCCCATGATGAAGTTAAGGTGGGCATCTTGCCAAGAGCTGcctcagtgttttatttttaaagactttcataAGGGAGACCTTGGCAAGACGAGGTGCTGGGAGTCAGAAGACATTGGTTCTGGCCCTGACCCCACCAATggtcagctgtgtgacctccagCAATCACAGCCTCTTTTGGTCCCAGATTCCTTATCAATAAAGTGAGGGTACCCACCAAAAGGACCCATATCTGATTCTTCCCATTCAGAACGTCCCTATGATAAAGcatggttttcttatttttaataatcacgGTGCCTTAGTCGTTTTTATATTGATGACCTCTGTGTGCCTTTGTTCAAAATTGCAACCATAATTATAACATTGATTCAGAGGGGAAAACCTATCTATTTTCCTCTAATCCTCAATATCTAGTTACACACCATAAGTGTATACACTGGAGGGGGGAGAGAGCTTCCAACTTTGCATTGGAACTAGTTACTTGAAACAATTAATTACACCAGGGAAAATACAGGTATATATTTCCTCATGCCTGGAACCACATTTAAGTTGTAAACACAGTTCTCCACAAGCAGATTATTGCTGTGATCTGACCATTTTTGTACAAAACAGTACTTACATCTATTAGAGGGTATCTGAGCATGGCAGGTTAGCAAGCTGAGAACCGTCAAGAAAATATATATCCAGAATGGCAGAGTTAACGACTGCTGAATGAGAGTCCTCTCCGTGCCCCCACTTCCAGAGCGCCCTGGTTTCTGAAGTACCTGGCATTATGGTCACCGCAGGGATTTTCCAAGGACTGCAGGGGCAAGGTTTGAGCAGACAGGGTTGGAGAAGCCTGGGGCTGAACAAGATATTCTGAACCTCCAGGAGAAATGGCAGGAAGTCAGGTAGAGGCTGATGAGATTCTTAtcctaggaaaaataaaatatgccagACTCGGAGACCTGACTGGGGACCAGGgttggaagaggaagaggggagcaCAGCCAGGGACATGTCCTCACGGCCCTCTGCCCGAGAGCTCGCCCACCACACCCGTTGGAGAACACCCGAGTCAGGCCACTTGTCCCACCTTCCATGCCCACCCTCATCCCTGCTGCCATTTTCCGTGAATAACTGTAACCCTGCCTCCCACTCTTAGCCCCACCAACCTGACCTCCCTCACCTCCATGACACTGTTCTTTACAGAACATGGATCGATTCTGTCCCCTCATTGCTGAAGCCCTATGGCTCCTACAGGACACACCAGCCATTAACATGGCTTACAAgccctgtgggggtggggccgcCTGCCCCATGGGCCTCACATCACCCCCTGTTACCCCCATTCACTGCCACTGCATTCAGCCACACTGTCCTTCACATCCTTTTCAGAAGAAGCTGTGGGTCCCACCGTTCATCtgagaaaaagcacaaaacacATATTTCCCTGTGTTTCTAGAATTTGGAGGGACACTTCATAACGTATTAACCACTGAACTCATTGTTTCCGGTTTAGAGGCATTTCACTGAAAAGGTGAGCACTGAAGAAAAACCTAGCATACCTACCTAGCATGTTGCCTGAAAATGCTTTAGATATGTTTATTCTGTGTTTTGAGACTTCTCAGACACCCTATGCCTTTGTCTTTGTACTGACCACGTTTTTCTAATTCAGATCTCAGTGAGGCCGTCCCCACTCAGAGCCCGCCCCTACCGCCATGGTGGGCACTACTCAATCACTCAGTAACATCACGGGCTTCTCCTCTGGTCACGCTTTCCATATTATACTTTCACACGTGTCTGTGGGATTCTCTGATGAGTCTTCTTCCCACACTAGACTTGGAGCACCAAAAAGGACTGGGACCTGGTCTGCTTGTTCCTGGATACCCAGGACCTGACACAGTTCCCAGCCTCTCAGAGGTGCTCCATAAGGAGTCATTGAAGGAAGGACTGAACAGACACCTGTCCTGATTagaatttccttttcatttctttcctgtgaCTCTTCTCCAGGCCAAGCTGCTTACTCATTCCCCTAGGCTGTTCTCATGTCCCTTCACACAAAGTCTAGAATTACAGCCACCGACCCTCAGACCAGCCATAAGCAGCAAGGTTACCCATGaagttcttttcatttaaatgggCTGGGGGGCCCATGATTCTTTGGTGGTGAGGATTGGCCTTGGAGataagggagggggaaaagaaagctCAAGGCTAGAATTAGTCCATTGTCATCTGGAGATAACCCACTGTTTCTTCGAttgttttatagtattttgtaCTTTACAAAATGCATTAACTATATTGAGCTCTTTAAATCCTCACAGCATCATTAAGAGGAAACTCATTAACTTCATTTCGGAGCTGAGGTTCGGTAACTCACCAAGGTTACACAGATCGGCCCAAGGCTCAAACTCAGGTCTTCCGGCTCTGGGATCATTATGACCAATCAACACCTTATGTACAGACAGATTGAAGCCtcttggaagaaagaatgaaCGAATGACTCTCTTCCCAGAGAGATACTACAGAGGATGTAAAGATGAGTCATTTCTGGTTATACGGAAACTGAACGTattgtccctcctcccctctgtcctcccacccgccccccatAACAACGACGAACCAATCAATTTGGTTGGCTCCTATTTTTGGTTTTGGAGGAAGAGACTAATTATATTTCAAACAGTGTCAGCAATACTTGAGATCCAGCAAAACAATGGGGTCTCCCAGAGAGCTTTCCCAAGGCCCAAAGTGTGGCTCCTTTTGCAAAACAGTCTGTGGAAGTTCTAACTTTTAATTCATACCACCAAGGAGATATTTGATTGTTTCCTAGAAATGCTCACAATGTGAGACTCATAAATACTAATGAAACGGTATAGATTAGCAGAGCTCAGCGAGTAACCTGGGGGGCCTGAAAGAGaattcttagattaaaaaaatacaaagaataccTTCCTAATTGAATTTTCCCCAGACTGGGCTCCCAAATGTTAATGAATGCTCTCCTTGGCTAGATGGAGAGTAGACTCAGATGAGTACCTTCAGGAATCCAAAAGTGAATTATCGACTTAGCTTTCGCTTGAAAAGAAATCTATTTACTCAAAGGCTATTTTGGGGTGCCATGGGATAGACGAGTTTGAGACAAAGGTTGGGAGGGGTAGGAGGGCCTGGGACACTGAGTTAAACACGTAATTCAAATGCACGCTTCTATTTTGGCCAACTTAGCAACCTGAGTGAAATTTGCttattatatttgtcttttacaGCATGATCCCTCGATAGTAATAATAACGCTCCTGGAAGAGGCTCTGTGTCCTTGTCCCTCATCACTGAATCCTAGCACCTGACACAGGGCGTGGCACATATTAGGTGCTTAATAACTGTTAGTTTAATGCATGAAGAGCTCTCTTGCTACATTTTCCAGAGCTGTTCTCAcccctgttctctcttcttgaaGGACATCCTCCTATTACAAAGCCCCCAGATAAACACACACCCTATAGAGACCCTCTCTACCCTGGCCACAGCCTATagtcctcctctctcccaccctgagGCCCAGGCTCACCAGGCACCCTGCTCTCCTGCCATGTTCTAGAAGTTTCTCTCCCTAGAATCTGTGCCCATTCTTTTACCCATGTTTCTCTGCCAAGATTATGCTCCTCTTTCCAGGTCCTTCTCAGATGGCTTTAACCTTCATGAAAACTGCCTTGATATTCTCCAAAGGCTCAaaacccttcctctctctccctggccaGACCCAAAAGTGGGCCCCTGATGCGTGTTTTCTCCCTGCAGGGACCAGTGTGGTATCTGGCAAGAAGAATTTGTCCACgaatgtggtggtggtggtgtctaATCGGAGTCATAGAAATGCAGTCCAAGGAGACTTTGGTCCCGGGAACGTATACGTGCAGATCAAATTAGGGAGAAGTACCCAGAGCATTCCCTCAACAGGGCAGGACCATCCTTCCAGATGGGCCAGAAAACTCTGGGGCCAAACGAGGACTGGAGTAAAAGCTAAGGTGATGgcaaagcaagaaggaaaagcCAGAGAGACAAGTGGGTGGGAAGGAGCAAGGCAGCAGAGTGGCCTTGATGGCGGGTTCAAGGAGGTCCAAGGGTGTTTTCTCACTCAACAAAGAGGCTGTGGGCTTGAAGGTGTGTGGGCAGATCTGTGGCCTCTGATGTTCCCAGGGCCTCCGAGGGGCTCGGCAGAGCCTTGGGCAAGGGGATGtgacttctcaaactcaacatacgaCAAAGAAGAGCGTTCTAAGTTCAGGCAGTCAGAGGCTTTCTATAAACCTCCACCTGAGCAGGCCTGGATCTTTATTGTGTGTCTCTTCGTGCCTTTGTGAAGTAGGTAACAATGCAAGTAAATCACTCTGCAGCCTTTTCCCACAACGCACTGGGATAAACATAGAAGTCAATCCAGGGCCACACATCGTAAGAGTCTCTAAATCCTGGGCTACTTGCCAAAACGGGTTAATTCCACACAAAGGAGTAGGCTGCTCAGAGCAACTCCCGTGAGAGGCTCACCCCTCAGGGACCTGGAATCAAGTTTTCCAGAATCTGTAAGGCCAGCTCTGCCAGGCACTCGCCGTGTGACCTGTGCCTTGCGGGCTCACCTATAAGATGAGGGAAATAACCGTACCTGCTTCATTAGGTTGTGATGAAATGAATGGAGTCAGTTGGTGGGAAGTGCCTAGAACGGTGACAGGCATCTCAGGGCCATCCCATGGCACTACTTCATTTTCATGGACCAGATGGCACAGGAATAGGTACCAATGTATACAATTGAATAATTTGTATACATAACGCCCTAAGGGTGTGAGTCCACGTGCCAGCAGACTAGGACCGAGTTCAGATGGACTTTGGAAGAACACATGGGTACACGGGACACATATCGAGTGCTATCCAAGGAATCAGACATCTGAGGACAACCCCCCAAGGATAACCCCCTACCCAGGAGGAGCTACTCATCTGTGTCTCTGTGCAGCACAACAGAAGGAAGCCTGGACTTCATGCTGACTGTGAACCCAGGTCCCCCAGCCCTTTTCTCCATAGACAATGCACCATCCTgttgctctctttaaaaatataattcatatggaaatgaTTGGAAAAGTATCAAGTGAATTACAAATATAAAGTAATATCGTCCTGAACTCTGAGTGTTCATTGCATCTCTGTGTGGCCTTAGACGTGTCGTCTCCCCCATACGGGGCTCAGATTCTTAATCTTTAAGTGAGAGCATTGGTTGGGATGATCCGTAAGGTCTCCAGCCTGAAAATTGATGAGTCTTTGATCTTTGGGTCTCAGGCCATGTCTGTACCGGAAGGTCTCGTGAATTTCCTTGAAACATGCTGCCATCCCAAGTCTTTAGACGTGGGAACCTGTGGATTCCAGAAGCAAAGGAGCCTTTAAGACCTCATACTTGAGAGCTGAGTCCTGAGACAGATGTAGAGAGGTGACAAGGGTATACCGGTAGAAGAAGGGCCCCTATGTACAAGCAACCAGAACAGCCCTGGCTATAAGTTGAGCTCAGGAGGGCAGCCAGGACCCCAACCCAGTTTCCAAACACGATTGCTGAGCAGCCCATAAGACTCCCTTTCCACCACAAAGAACAGgaccaggcagaggaggagactggggaATGTTTGGTTgagggacagaaagcagagatGAGTGtgatgagagagaagaaggtagAAACAGAGGGAACCAGCAAAGGGTCTCCCACTGCAAAGCTCAGCAAGTCCTCCTTGGGCACAGGAGTGGGATGTAAGGAGGGAGGACATGGAGCAGAGAAGAGAGTGTGAAGGCAAGGgtgagaaagaacaaggaccaCTGACCTCTTCACCTGGGGGGGGGGTCCAAGCCCCTTATGACAGGCGGCAAGATTTAGACATTTCCCCTTGTGCTTAAGCTTTAGTAACTATTGAAAACGGCAAGTTGTATTCAGAGAAAGTCACACGCAGCTGTGAGGAGTATGTGTTCAGCACCTATCCGGtgagctgcagggagaggaaatgagaaCTGCTCTTGGAGAGGCACTGACCCCTACCCAGAACACTGACTCTACACTTGgttcatttatccaacaaatgCTGAGCACCCACTACATGCCAGGCCTGGTACACTACTAATTCTTGTACACTAAGCCCTGTATAGTGTGTATATGAATTAGTTAGTAGTTAAATGcatgctttattttgtttattgggtTTCAACACCACTTCCGTGAACTCTGGAAATCTCCaattccctcccttctcctatgccTAAAAAATACGATGTTGTTAAATATCATAGACCATTCCCCCTGCATTTCTCctgaattatttgttttgctCTCTTCAGCTGCTGACACTGGCATGCCCAAACCCAAAACTGGAAGAGGAGTAAGTGACAAGTGGACAAGGCTGCCTCCTCTCGAGCCCAGGACTTGCTAGGGAGCTGAGAGCTTCCGCTGGCCCCAGTCTAGCCAAGCACCATGGAGAAAATCAGCTCCTTCTTCAACATCATCTGGGACACCATCTTGACCAAACACCAAGAGGGCCTCTTCAACACCATCTGCCTGGGCATCCTTCTGGGACTGCCGTTGCTAGTGGTCATCACATTCCTCTTCATCTGTTGTCATTGCTGCTGGAGCCGGTCAGGCAAGAATGGCCAACAGCCAGACCGAAAcaaggggaaaaagaggaaaaagaagaaggctGAAGAAGACctctggatctctgctcagccCAAGCTTCTCCAGATGGAAAAGAGGCCATCACTGCCTGTCTAGTTAGGCAGGAAGCAGAGGTATCTCCCTCGGGGACCAAGCCACCTGCTAACTACCACAGGCTAGAGAGCCCTGATGTGAGGCACTCATGTCCACAGAGGAACTAACCAAGGGACAAAGCTGAGGCTGAGTGCCCCCACGGAGGACAGCCCGGGAAGAACTCGAGACAATCCTTGGGTACTGTCAAGGCAGCTACGTGTCCAATAGCAATGCTCGTTGCTCAGGCATGCCTTCAGGCATGCCTTCCACCTATCTCCAGCAAGCTCCAGATGCTAAAGCACAAAGAATGTCCAGACATTTTGACGTGTCTCtaaaatgcacacacatgcacacacatacatgcatgcacgcACGTTCCAGCAACGGGTATCTGGGCTAACGTATTCTGTTCATCAAATGGTCATTGAATATCTACTTGGTGCAAGTACATTATCTGCTCTCCCAGAAATGTCTCATGGGAAGGCCCGGCCAGATTCTAGCACACATGCACAATTATATAACCAGGAAGGTACCTCTGCACTGCCTACCCGTCTACCACTCAGGTCAGAGATATGTGCTTTCCTGTTCTTGTCCCTACATAACCTTTTACTGGAAATCCCCATCTTCGGACATTCCAGCAACCTGGTACAGTTCCCATCCCTGTATATTGACACAGACACGCCCAGCTCCTGTGTTTCCCATCTGGGAGGTAAAGTTCAAAGTGAGAAGGATCTAAATTCATTGAAAGCTCCATCTTATAACCCATGACAAGGTTCCCATTTCCTTGTGGGGCATCTGATGTTGTCTAAGACCTCTCTTTGAGATGCTACCCCCAGAACCACTCAGCAAGCTACCCTTCTCCAAGCACCAACAAACAGCTCTTGGTAGTGACTTC from Lutra lutra chromosome 15, mLutLut1.2, whole genome shotgun sequence includes these protein-coding regions:
- the KIAA0040 gene encoding uncharacterized protein KIAA0040 homolog, which produces MEKISSFFNIIWDTILTKHQEGLFNTICLGILLGLPLLVVITFLFICCHCCWSRSGKNGQQPDRNKGKKRKKKKAEEDLWISAQPKLLQMEKRPSLPV